A window of Planctomycetia bacterium contains these coding sequences:
- a CDS encoding methylated-DNA--[protein]-cysteine S-methyltransferase, translating into MKKISIDGNRARRKPARSKSDELRFAIGRSALGAVLVATGTKGVAAILLGENPSFAIEALQRCFPKSQFVEGTSDDEARLAKVLAHIEDPPRPLGLRLDLRGTAFQNRVWRVVQRIPVGKTLTYAEVAKKIGAPRAMRAVGSACANCHHYFAVPCHRVTPSGNSPPARPRPGADRRHALLQRERKLIGAES; encoded by the coding sequence ATGAAAAAGATCTCCATCGACGGTAATCGCGCGCGGCGGAAGCCCGCACGATCGAAGAGCGATGAGCTCCGGTTCGCGATCGGCCGCAGCGCGCTCGGCGCGGTGCTCGTGGCGACCGGTACGAAAGGGGTGGCGGCGATCTTGCTCGGCGAGAATCCGAGCTTTGCCATCGAAGCGTTGCAGCGGTGTTTTCCGAAGTCGCAGTTCGTCGAAGGGACCAGCGACGACGAGGCCCGCTTAGCGAAGGTGCTGGCGCATATCGAAGATCCGCCGCGTCCGCTCGGTCTCCGGCTCGATCTGCGGGGAACGGCGTTTCAAAATCGGGTGTGGCGCGTCGTGCAGCGAATTCCGGTCGGGAAAACGCTGACATATGCCGAAGTGGCGAAGAAGATCGGCGCGCCGCGAGCCATGCGGGCCGTCGGCAGCGCCTGCGCGAATTGCCATCACTACTTCGCCGTTCCCTGCCATCGCGTCACGCCGAGCGGCAACTCGCCCCCCGCTAGGCCACGGCCGGGAGCCGATCGGCGCCACGCTTTGTTGCAACGCGAGCGGAAGCTGATCGGCGCCGAAAGCTAG
- a CDS encoding DUF1592 domain-containing protein, which produces MWLRICIPLLVVVVGAIASVVGSSAESPPKAQIKTQITSPAEIAGYETVVKPFFVRHCHKCHDAAKSSGDLRIDDLALDYTSPKVMGHWEEIMNRINSGDMPPKSEPRPSPTDVAGLAEWIAGQLHEAEAVRQTAGAERIAFRKLTREEYANSIRDLLGVTFDVNGPTGLPEDPDWKGFERIGSVLSLSPAHVEKYLAAAEMVLDEALSLRPEPKRELIRWTPFEMRSGYLRKEFEARGIADRVRLDLNPNNHVSDTWPLELKTAGEYRLRIKLSGLRPEGGIAPRLKVYLSNIDKTVLEQDVDAPEDKPITLETRVHLAAGKHPVRLANSVPGPEPGSRRSRHGPGGVAFTDMRSRAPWQLKLTDDDYRPIQPTLIIDSVEWDGPLFDSWPTAAHRRIFFDDEGAKKGFDYARRILARFAERAWRRPVEDEEIERLLKPVETSLLLGDSFETAVRQGLVAVLCAKSFLYLEEGRAADQSDRLTAWELASRLSFFLWSAPPDQPLLDLARTEKLHDPQTLLAEARRMLADPKSASFAQSFPRQWLQLRKVGMFAPDKALYPDYDDNLEQSMLAETIGVFGEVLRGNGSIRDFLDSDWTMLNERLAKHYGIAGVRGDHLRRVALRPEHHRGGVLTHASILSLTSDGTRHRPVHRGTWILESIIGKPPPPPPANVSALTTAAPDQKKAGVREKLELHRSDPNCTACHNKIDPLGIAFDNYDAIGRWRTVETLKDGTGADPTLDPSGRLADGRAFQDSAELRKLLVADVDKFAAALSEKLATYALRRSLTFVDREALKPIVAQARRQDDRLVSFIEGLVTSPLFSKR; this is translated from the coding sequence ATGTGGCTACGAATTTGTATTCCGCTGTTGGTCGTCGTGGTCGGTGCGATCGCGTCGGTAGTCGGCTCTTCGGCCGAATCGCCGCCCAAAGCACAGATCAAAACGCAGATCACATCGCCGGCTGAAATCGCGGGCTATGAAACGGTCGTGAAACCGTTCTTCGTGCGGCATTGCCACAAGTGCCACGACGCCGCGAAGTCGTCGGGCGATTTGCGCATCGACGATCTGGCGTTGGATTACACCTCGCCGAAAGTGATGGGGCATTGGGAAGAGATCATGAACCGGATCAACTCCGGGGACATGCCACCGAAGTCGGAGCCGCGACCTAGCCCGACGGATGTCGCCGGCCTAGCGGAGTGGATCGCAGGCCAGCTGCACGAAGCCGAGGCAGTCCGTCAGACGGCCGGCGCGGAGCGAATCGCCTTCCGTAAGCTGACGCGCGAGGAATACGCGAACTCCATTCGCGACTTGCTCGGGGTCACGTTCGACGTGAACGGCCCGACCGGACTGCCGGAGGATCCCGATTGGAAGGGCTTCGAGCGAATCGGGTCGGTCCTTTCGCTTTCGCCGGCGCATGTCGAGAAGTATCTTGCCGCCGCCGAGATGGTGCTCGACGAGGCCCTCTCGCTGAGGCCCGAACCCAAACGCGAATTGATTCGCTGGACTCCGTTTGAGATGCGCTCCGGCTATCTGCGCAAGGAGTTCGAGGCGCGCGGCATCGCCGATCGAGTCCGCTTGGATCTCAATCCGAATAACCATGTTTCGGATACTTGGCCCTTAGAGCTCAAGACCGCCGGCGAGTATCGACTGCGCATCAAGCTTAGTGGGCTACGGCCCGAAGGGGGCATCGCGCCGCGATTGAAGGTCTATCTCTCGAACATCGACAAGACGGTCTTAGAACAAGACGTCGACGCGCCGGAAGACAAGCCGATCACGCTGGAAACACGCGTCCATCTCGCCGCGGGCAAGCATCCGGTGCGACTGGCGAACTCCGTTCCCGGTCCTGAGCCGGGCTCGCGCCGCTCGCGCCACGGTCCGGGCGGCGTCGCCTTCACCGACATGCGAAGCCGCGCTCCGTGGCAGCTGAAGCTCACCGACGACGACTATCGACCGATCCAACCGACGCTCATTATCGACAGCGTCGAATGGGACGGCCCTCTCTTCGACTCCTGGCCCACCGCGGCGCATCGACGTATCTTCTTCGACGACGAAGGCGCGAAGAAAGGTTTCGACTACGCACGCCGAATCTTGGCCCGCTTCGCCGAGCGCGCCTGGCGACGACCGGTCGAAGACGAAGAAATCGAGCGGTTGCTCAAGCCGGTCGAAACGTCGCTCCTACTCGGCGACTCCTTCGAGACGGCCGTAAGGCAAGGGCTCGTTGCGGTGTTGTGCGCGAAGAGCTTTCTCTATTTGGAAGAAGGTCGAGCGGCAGATCAAAGCGACCGCCTCACCGCTTGGGAACTCGCCTCGCGGCTCTCCTTTTTCTTGTGGAGTGCGCCGCCCGATCAGCCGCTGCTGGACTTGGCGCGGACCGAGAAGCTGCACGATCCCCAAACATTGCTCGCCGAAGCACGGCGCATGCTTGCCGATCCGAAATCGGCCTCGTTTGCGCAAAGCTTTCCGCGTCAGTGGTTGCAACTACGCAAGGTGGGAATGTTCGCGCCGGACAAGGCTTTGTATCCCGACTACGACGACAACCTAGAACAAAGCATGCTCGCCGAGACGATCGGCGTGTTCGGCGAAGTGCTGCGCGGGAACGGAAGCATTCGCGACTTCTTAGACTCCGACTGGACGATGCTCAACGAACGCCTCGCAAAACACTACGGTATCGCAGGTGTTCGCGGCGATCACTTGCGGCGCGTTGCGTTGCGGCCCGAGCATCATCGGGGCGGCGTTCTGACGCACGCCTCGATTCTCAGCCTCACGTCGGACGGCACGCGGCATCGGCCCGTGCATCGAGGGACGTGGATTCTCGAGTCGATCATCGGCAAGCCCCCTCCACCGCCGCCGGCGAACGTTTCGGCCTTGACTACGGCAGCCCCCGATCAAAAGAAAGCCGGCGTGCGCGAGAAGCTGGAACTGCATCGCTCCGACCCGAATTGCACGGCTTGCCATAATAAGATCGACCCGCTGGGGATCGCCTTCGACAACTACGACGCGATCGGACGTTGGCGCACGGTCGAGACGTTGAAAGACGGCACCGGCGCCGACCCGACGCTCGATCCGAGCGGCCGGCTTGCCGACGGCCGCGCCTTTCAAGACAGTGCGGAACTCCGCAAACTGCTCGTCGCCGATGTCGATAAGTTCGCCGCTGCGTTGAGCGAAAAGCTCGCTACCTACGCGCTGCGGCGGAGCCTGACGTTCGTCGACCGCGAGGCGCTCAAGCCGATCGTCGCCCAAGCGCGGCGGCAAGATGATCGTCTCGTTTCGTTCATCGAAGGGCTTGTGACATCCCCGTTGTTTTCCAAACGCTAA
- a CDS encoding DUF1501 domain-containing protein gives MLHIGDVKVPVCHGVTRRSFLQAGSTGLAGMTLTNLLGLEASGAVDGRSSKIKNCITIFLVGSPGQVDTWDMKPDAPAEVRGKFAPIGTNVPGIQICEHFPLMARMMDRVALIRSLHHKTGATHENGQRWMMTGHDFTADTVKPHSGAVVSRMFGQRSELPASVILPVPIGNTGAGPLHGQTAAYLGSAHEPFFLNSDPAQPDFKVSDLEAPKGHTETRLDARKKLLSQLDDLQRRNESRSTQMHESSYDRAFQLLTSPKAKETFNLDKESPKLRDRYGRNTFGQSCLMARRMIEGGVRYVTVNHFDTVFNLSCWDMHADGGSLNNTYLDYERHLCPQFDLAFTALIEDLEQRGMLDDTVVAVLSEFGRTPRLNPKGGRDHYPGAWTNFLCGGNIRGGQVIGSTDKIGSAPANNPIEPPQVLASIYHGMGINLETTMMPGPGDRPIRLVEAEPIRQLFS, from the coding sequence ATGCTGCATATCGGTGACGTGAAGGTTCCGGTTTGTCACGGCGTCACGCGTCGTAGTTTTCTGCAAGCAGGCTCGACCGGCTTGGCCGGCATGACGCTCACCAACCTGCTCGGGCTCGAAGCCTCCGGAGCCGTCGATGGGCGCAGCTCGAAGATCAAGAACTGCATCACGATCTTCCTCGTCGGTTCGCCCGGACAAGTCGATACCTGGGACATGAAGCCCGACGCGCCGGCCGAAGTGCGCGGCAAGTTCGCGCCGATCGGCACCAACGTGCCGGGCATTCAGATTTGCGAACACTTCCCGCTCATGGCCCGCATGATGGACCGCGTGGCGCTGATTCGCAGCTTGCATCACAAGACCGGCGCGACGCACGAGAACGGCCAACGCTGGATGATGACCGGCCACGACTTCACGGCCGACACGGTGAAGCCGCATAGCGGTGCGGTCGTGTCGCGCATGTTCGGTCAGCGCAGCGAGTTGCCGGCGAGCGTGATCTTGCCGGTTCCGATCGGCAACACGGGCGCAGGCCCTTTACACGGACAAACCGCGGCGTATCTCGGCAGCGCGCACGAGCCGTTCTTTCTCAATTCCGATCCGGCTCAGCCCGACTTCAAAGTCTCCGATCTCGAAGCCCCCAAGGGGCACACCGAAACCCGACTCGATGCCCGGAAGAAGCTCCTGTCGCAGCTCGACGATTTGCAGCGCCGCAACGAAAGCCGCAGCACGCAGATGCACGAAAGTTCCTACGATCGCGCGTTTCAATTGCTGACGTCGCCGAAGGCCAAGGAGACGTTCAACCTCGACAAGGAATCGCCGAAGCTCCGCGATCGCTACGGTCGCAACACCTTCGGGCAAAGCTGCCTGATGGCCCGCCGGATGATCGAAGGGGGCGTGCGCTACGTGACCGTCAACCACTTCGACACCGTCTTCAATCTCTCCTGTTGGGACATGCACGCCGACGGCGGTAGCTTGAACAATACCTATCTCGACTACGAACGCCACCTCTGCCCGCAATTCGATCTCGCGTTCACGGCGCTCATCGAAGATTTGGAACAGCGCGGCATGTTGGACGATACGGTCGTGGCGGTGCTGAGCGAGTTCGGTCGCACGCCGCGTTTGAACCCCAAGGGAGGCCGCGACCATTACCCCGGCGCGTGGACCAACTTCCTTTGCGGCGGCAATATTCGGGGCGGTCAGGTCATCGGGTCGACCGACAAGATCGGCTCGGCCCCAGCCAATAATCCGATCGAGCCGCCGCAAGTGCTCGCGTCGATCTATCACGGCATGGGCATCAACCTCGAAACGACGATGATGCCCGGCCCCGGCGACCGACCGATCCGCTTGGTCGAAGCCGAACCGATTCGCCAACTGTTCTCGTAA
- a CDS encoding tetratricopeptide repeat protein, whose translation MTTRGTTLTSRIGAPVPIMVLLFVSIFGMPSTGAWAADPPTADADLSVYRNELSALGKRHVERFVPFSFKYPKHWKADPKAGTDQSSNFVKFERQAVAADGEVTTLENLAVGALEGIVPGDIGRELMKALTEQFRGQFANGFPNFKAEPDRDLKFGTYAGFGFDFSFQTDDKSVGGWGRIVLLPAYVVEQPRGMLIVMIATTAAPELKTAADLGVKGELPTLIASFKAGNAPLAGDDASTQVKKLIEQTEIILARKTLNQAKDLDAALALIDEAIRLAPKNPRALVVRSELRVARGEYPQVIVDLDAAVAAAPENVQSRLVRGRYLLRINKAKEAAADFEEAIRLAPDAAEGYSARAKLHLDESRIDASLKDYDTAIRLDSKNLQTYLGRAAARYQKVNYGSKDFTLVLADYDAAIGLDPKSTDALESRAQLYEQIGKLPEAVRDYDALLLLQPNYYRKREQRALLLVRIGDYDRALTEITELLKSDTRDALYAHLYKARGDAYCGKKDYEKGIADFDEAAKRAPRFQFLRMERPEAWVPAEQLTAALADADAAIKAAPKELAEFERRANYRYLKKDYAGAIADFDVAFGTEPTQSFLVAARGFAKLHLLRDREARDDFDLAVKLFEAEPKSERFPEKDDFRAFLDQATVDIEARRKKPAPEKP comes from the coding sequence ATGACTACGCGAGGAACGACACTGACGTCTCGAATCGGTGCGCCGGTGCCGATCATGGTACTCTTGTTCGTGTCGATTTTCGGAATGCCGTCGACCGGCGCATGGGCCGCCGATCCTCCGACCGCGGATGCCGACTTAAGCGTTTATCGGAACGAGTTGAGCGCGCTCGGCAAGCGACACGTCGAGCGTTTCGTGCCGTTTTCTTTTAAGTATCCGAAGCACTGGAAGGCCGATCCGAAAGCCGGGACCGATCAGAGCTCCAACTTCGTGAAGTTCGAACGTCAGGCGGTAGCCGCCGACGGGGAAGTCACGACGCTGGAAAACCTTGCCGTCGGTGCGCTCGAGGGGATCGTCCCCGGCGACATCGGACGCGAGCTGATGAAAGCGCTCACCGAACAATTCCGCGGGCAGTTCGCGAACGGGTTTCCGAACTTCAAGGCCGAGCCCGATCGAGATCTGAAGTTCGGCACTTATGCGGGCTTCGGCTTCGACTTCTCGTTTCAAACCGACGACAAGAGCGTCGGAGGTTGGGGACGCATCGTGCTGCTCCCCGCCTATGTCGTCGAGCAACCGCGCGGCATGCTCATCGTGATGATCGCAACGACGGCGGCGCCGGAGCTTAAGACTGCGGCCGACCTCGGAGTGAAAGGGGAACTACCGACGCTCATCGCTTCGTTTAAGGCCGGCAACGCGCCGCTCGCCGGTGACGACGCCTCGACCCAAGTGAAAAAACTGATCGAGCAAACGGAAATCATCTTGGCTCGCAAGACGCTCAATCAGGCCAAAGATCTCGATGCGGCACTGGCGCTGATCGACGAGGCGATTCGCTTAGCGCCCAAAAATCCGCGGGCGCTGGTCGTACGGTCGGAACTGCGGGTCGCCAGAGGAGAGTATCCGCAAGTGATCGTCGACTTGGATGCGGCGGTTGCGGCGGCTCCCGAAAACGTGCAGTCGCGACTCGTGCGCGGACGCTACTTGCTCCGCATCAATAAAGCGAAAGAGGCGGCGGCTGATTTCGAAGAAGCGATTCGCCTCGCACCCGACGCCGCCGAAGGTTACTCGGCCCGGGCGAAATTGCATTTGGACGAAAGTCGCATCGATGCTTCGCTGAAAGATTACGACACGGCGATTCGGCTCGACTCAAAGAACCTCCAAACCTATTTAGGGCGTGCCGCGGCGCGCTACCAGAAGGTGAATTACGGCTCGAAAGATTTCACTCTCGTCCTGGCCGACTACGACGCCGCGATCGGACTCGACCCGAAGTCGACGGATGCGTTGGAGTCGCGAGCACAGCTCTACGAGCAAATTGGCAAGCTACCCGAAGCGGTTCGCGACTACGATGCGCTGCTTCTGTTGCAGCCGAACTATTATCGAAAACGAGAGCAGCGCGCGTTGCTGCTCGTGCGCATCGGAGACTACGATCGGGCCTTGACCGAAATCACCGAGCTGCTCAAGTCGGACACGCGCGACGCGCTGTATGCCCACCTCTACAAAGCTCGGGGCGATGCCTATTGCGGCAAGAAGGACTATGAAAAAGGAATCGCCGACTTCGACGAAGCGGCGAAGCGAGCTCCCCGCTTTCAATTCTTGCGCATGGAGCGCCCTGAAGCGTGGGTGCCGGCCGAGCAACTGACCGCCGCATTGGCCGACGCCGATGCTGCGATCAAGGCGGCACCGAAAGAACTCGCCGAGTTCGAGCGCCGGGCCAACTATCGCTACCTCAAGAAAGACTATGCGGGCGCGATCGCCGATTTCGACGTCGCCTTCGGCACCGAGCCGACGCAAAGCTTTTTAGTAGCGGCCCGCGGCTTCGCCAAATTGCATCTGCTGCGCGACCGCGAGGCCCGCGACGACTTCGACCTGGCGGTGAAGCTCTTCGAAGCAGAACCGAAAAGCGAACGCTTCCCCGAGAAGGACGACTTTCGCGCCTTCCTCGACCAAGCCACGGTCGACATCGAAGCCCGCCGAAAGAAGCCGGCACCTGAGAAGCCGTAG
- a CDS encoding OFA family MFS transporter, producing MSQPGFFSRERIVAPADFNRWRIPPASIAIHLCIGAAYAWSIFNPALMRIRGVVVPAADDWKLPQVVWVFTVAIVCLGLSAAVAGKWLERVGPRTVGVVAAFLWSGGYLLGSLGIAAHQLWLLYLGYGVIGGCGLGLGYVSPVSTLIKWFPDRRGMAAGMAIMGFGGGAILAAPLQERLMQSCYEAPQYLGRATDVALITEAGRRFATIAGERREVVVVGAKETAQMVVPGPEGVYVVGTGDVGIAATFLTLGAAYLVIMLAAALSFRVPAAGWRPAGWVPRDDATAAARMIAVRDVDPDAALRTPQFYLLWIMLCFNVTAGIGVLGVAKTMMTEIFGSALPAIVDSRFAATYVLMIGVFNMLGRFFWASMSDLLGRKRTYAIFFGVGAALYAAIPSIVGRESPEHELAPLVLFYGVTMLIFTMYGGGFATIPAYLADLFGARNVGAIHGRLLTAWSTAGVLGPWAITALRQHSEKRAIEALANVVSPDKFAERFGAPLADLPLLVERKTVTLAKLFELAPLGTLDPSRSLYDSTMYLMAGLLVIGFVADMLVRPVAAKHLAPMK from the coding sequence ATGTCGCAACCGGGCTTCTTCTCGCGCGAGCGGATCGTCGCACCGGCCGACTTCAACCGTTGGCGCATTCCTCCGGCGTCGATCGCGATTCATCTCTGCATCGGCGCAGCGTATGCCTGGAGCATCTTCAATCCGGCGTTGATGCGCATCCGCGGAGTCGTCGTCCCAGCCGCCGACGATTGGAAGCTGCCGCAAGTGGTTTGGGTCTTCACCGTGGCGATCGTTTGCCTCGGTCTGTCGGCAGCCGTGGCGGGGAAATGGTTGGAGCGCGTCGGGCCGCGCACCGTCGGCGTCGTCGCGGCGTTCTTGTGGAGCGGCGGTTATCTGCTCGGCAGCCTCGGCATCGCCGCGCACCAATTATGGTTGCTCTATCTCGGCTACGGCGTCATCGGCGGTTGCGGGCTCGGGCTCGGTTACGTCTCGCCGGTGAGCACGCTCATTAAGTGGTTTCCCGACCGCCGCGGCATGGCCGCAGGCATGGCGATCATGGGCTTCGGCGGCGGCGCGATTCTTGCCGCACCCTTGCAAGAACGCTTGATGCAGTCGTGCTACGAAGCGCCGCAGTATCTCGGACGTGCGACGGATGTCGCACTCATCACCGAAGCCGGCCGCCGCTTTGCGACCATCGCCGGCGAGCGGCGCGAAGTGGTCGTCGTCGGAGCGAAGGAAACCGCGCAGATGGTCGTGCCCGGTCCGGAAGGAGTGTATGTCGTCGGCACGGGGGACGTCGGCATCGCCGCGACGTTCTTAACCTTGGGCGCGGCGTATCTCGTCATCATGCTCGCGGCGGCATTGTCGTTTCGCGTCCCGGCCGCCGGTTGGCGACCGGCCGGCTGGGTTCCTCGCGACGATGCGACGGCGGCAGCGCGTATGATCGCCGTGCGCGATGTCGATCCCGACGCGGCTTTGCGAACGCCGCAGTTCTATTTGCTGTGGATCATGCTCTGCTTCAACGTCACGGCCGGCATCGGCGTCCTCGGGGTCGCGAAGACGATGATGACCGAAATCTTCGGCTCCGCTTTGCCGGCGATCGTCGATAGCCGTTTCGCGGCGACCTACGTGCTGATGATCGGCGTCTTCAACATGCTCGGCCGTTTTTTCTGGGCGAGCATGTCCGACCTCCTCGGTCGAAAGCGAACGTATGCGATCTTCTTCGGCGTCGGCGCTGCGCTCTATGCGGCGATCCCGTCGATCGTCGGACGTGAAAGCCCCGAGCACGAACTGGCGCCGCTCGTTCTGTTCTACGGCGTGACGATGCTCATCTTCACGATGTACGGCGGCGGCTTCGCGACGATTCCGGCGTACTTGGCCGATCTGTTCGGCGCGCGCAACGTCGGCGCGATTCACGGCCGGCTGTTAACCGCTTGGAGCACGGCGGGAGTCTTGGGTCCTTGGGCGATTACCGCGTTGCGGCAACATTCGGAAAAGCGCGCGATCGAAGCCTTGGCGAACGTCGTCTCGCCCGACAAGTTCGCCGAGCGGTTCGGCGCCCCGTTGGCGGATTTGCCGCTCTTGGTCGAACGCAAAACCGTGACGCTCGCGAAGCTCTTCGAACTCGCCCCGCTCGGCACGCTCGACCCCTCGCGCTCGCTCTACGATTCGACGATGTACCTGATGGCCGGATTGCTCGTCATCGGCTTCGTCGCCGACATGCTCGTGCGACCGGTCGCCGCCAAGCACCTGGCCCCGATGAAGTGA